AGACAAATCACTCACCTGCATACCAAACTTTGGAGTTGCTTTTCTCCATTTTGTCCATCCAGGACTCATTCCAGGAGTGGGCAAAGTCAACCAGCAGCACCACCTGGATCACAATGAAGAAGAATCCACCACCAGAGCCCACAATAAACCAAGCTAAAACAGCAAAGGCAAgccttttaaaaatacataccAAAAAAGATCGTCATCAACTGTTGTTATTATTGACGGATTCGGAGCTTACCGTACGTAAATTTACCATCTGGAATGTAAAGGGAACCGGCCATAACTAGGATCAGGCCAAGAATCTTAAAGAACCAAAATCTGCCAGGACAGGaggaagaccaaaaaaaaaaaaaaaaaaggttcatggCAGTCAGTCGTAGCTTCTCGGAGCTTCACTATTTGACTCACCCGTTGTGGACGGCAGCACGCGGGTCTCTGGTGTTCTTGACGTTAACGAAAAGAATGGAAAACCAAATGAACCACATACTCATTCCAAAGCAGACACGGTAGACTGCCTTGTACCCCAAAAAATTGTCACAGTTGAAATCAGCTTGGATGCCAGGCAGAGGAGAGCCCGCCCCATCTGCACAGAAGCCTGGGATCTGAACAAATCAAAGTACAAAACGGAAAGCATCTGAAGCGCTCCATCCACCTTTAGGTAGGTGTGCTAcgttgaaaaaacaaaagaaaagaaaaagaaacaaaacactgCGACCAAGGATGGTCatgtctggctggctggctggcttttgCGGGCTAATGCTTACTCGTCGAAGAAGTTTCTCGGCCCCTGGTGACAGCATGATGCAGGACACGACGGTCCCCAGCAACAGGATCCAAGCGTAAATGATCCTGGTCACTATGGAATTCCGACACAAGCATTGTGTCTAGAGGAGACGGTGGACTGTTAGTAAATAAGCAGAGCAAATGTTTTCCACAAATCATTGTAAAAATACACATTCAGAGAAAGAAAGCAGTCGTGACTTGGAACGCACGAGCGGCAAGCGTTCTCTCAGCAGTCAGTGTACAGTGAAACGGGGCAATTGATTCATTTAGCAGGGTGAAATCAGAAACAACAAGTGGTGTAGATGGTGCAGAAGTTCCCAAAtagccagccagccacacaGGGTCAGATTAGCTGTCGCCATAGTCACTGTGTTCCATTTAGCTAACAAGAAGCCAGAAAATCAATCAGCATACATCAGTCAGGTTGATACTTGCTTGTGTTGTTCCAGTCCAACAGTCATTAAAAAGAAACATCCAGAAAGGCAAGGAGACAGGAGGGattgaggaaggaaggaagcaaggaagcaagcaaggaagcaaggaagcaaggaagcaaggaagcaaggagaTGAAACCCAATTTGCCCTCTTTACACATGACATAGATTGCTGAGCAGGACACGAACATTCTTCATAGCTGGCTATTTGGGACTCCTCCATTCATTTTGTTGCAGCTAAGCTTGGCGTAGCCTGCTTATGCAAAGACAACAAAGCAGACTTAAGCCATTTAATCACGCCTAAGTAGACGAATGGCACCTTTTcggagctcgctcgctcgcccgcccgccgccatTTCAAACGTATTGACTTTTTGTTCTTTGCGCATATGACGCATCTTCTGGGCTGAATGTGTTGGCAGGGAAATGCGCGCGGCAGCAtttggctggccggccggccggccggctaccTGTTGCTGTCAAAGACGACCCACTGTTGCAAAGTATTTGGAATGACTACCATTTGTCATGTGGATCCATCCTGTGCGTATTACTTACCAAGCTAAGAGAAGCTCCCATGACTGTCAGCTCTCAGTCTGTCGGTGTTGAGCATAAAAATGCAGAAGCAAATGAGAAATCCCCGTCCTTGCGCGCCGTCCTTGCGCGCCTGGAGAGACAGCAAGTGTTTCTTTCTCCCTGCTGGCTGTCACACTGTAAAGGCGACAACGTCACAAACAGGTGACGTCACCGATTGGCTGACGTGAGAGATCTGCCCCTGAACCAATTGACGTCCAGTTGTTTTGACGTCGTTTTCATGCTCATCACATTTCTTTGTTACTTGGTGACCTTGCTTCGTCTTAACGTCTTGACTTGGATTTGTTTTCCCCAAGCTGCTCGCTCGCTGGAGGCTTCGTGTTAGTTTCACCTATcgcgatccatccatccatccatccatccatccatccgtccgtccgtccgtccgtccgtccgtccgtccgtccgtccgtccgtccgtccgtccatccatccatccatccatccatccatccatccatccatccatccatccatccatccatccatccatccatccatccatccatccatccaccttgTAAGGAGAATTATTCAAAGTGAGCTGGTGGTTAAGACGTTGTCTCGTCTGGACCGTGCTTTAACATAAGCGTCAATCAAACACTAATGTAACTTGAATGAACGACCAGACTCCTCTCAATCAGTCATTGGTACATCTTACTTCACGAAAGGTGACGGTGGGTAAAAGTATTAAATGAGCATCTTGAATACTACATGAGCAAGTACAGTCAAAAGAAAATCCAACACATCAATAGCCATCAAAACGTTACCATCATTTCATTTTGAACCAAGACCATTAAAGCTGTTACACAATCATTTGTATGTAAAACAAAGAGGCAATTTTACCCAATATCTGAATTTATTTGATAGACCCTTGTAATAAGGCACTCAAGTTGACAGGGTTCACCTATTAGACGATTGCTTGAAGTCAATGCGGGAATCAGCAGGATGGCATGCGCTAAACCTAGTAGGCCGCATTTCACTCGCAAGCAAGCAGATATATAGTAGCTAGTGGCAAAGCACAGTACACAAAGCACCTTTTCCAGTGGGAAAATACAAACAGAAAAGCAGTTCAAAACATTGCAACGAGTGATTGGCAGTGGGATTGGCGCACTCAAATATTCCACTGCAGCTTTGGGTGTAAACATGGGAGCTTGATCCTGGTACGAGCGGGAAAACGGGAACAACCTTTGCTCATATTACTGTCAAAGAAGTACGACAGTAGACGGCGGCAAAATCGTGTCTGCAATGAAACGACATGCgtacaaacaaagcaaaagaaaagaacaaCTAAGAATAGAAGGGTAGCTAGCACCTGTCTCATTCCCACTTGTCTTTGCGCATGTTGTCTTCTCCGTCGGGTTGGTGCAAGGTTGCACATTTTCGCCAAACAAAGGAATTTGGACACTTCTTCATTTCATGCTCAATTTTTACACCACAATATACTAAATTGTTGAAACCATTTGAAGCAACCCTGACGACGCGAATGTAACGCTCGCCGCTTTTGAGAAGATCCGCAATTGCTGAGTGGGCTAGGGGCACAAGTAACGATGAGCAGCTCCCAAAGCGTTTCAGAAATTCAAGATGTATTCTGTCAGTAGTTTGAATATACAGCCAGTGTGGTAACTGTTTTCTGGTGAAAAAgagatctctctctctctctctttaggaCAAAGCATTATTACCCTTTTGGCTTTGGAATCTGCACGCACAGTAACTTGAAGTGATACATGACATGATTTGTTGTCATGGCTTTTGCTAAGCTGTACAAGATGGACAAGAAAATGTGAAATAGAGCTGAATTTCTACATACATCCTCCATGTTTCATTGTATGATGAATacaatcatttttttccaaaaatgggAGTGCTTGACTCCCGGCTTGGTTATTAGGCACTTTTTGAATTTGAATGcataaaaacatgttttcatcAATATCATCGCGCAAATGAAGATATTTTGGCTAATTCAACACCCTTCACATTTCAACTTGATCATGAAGGCAAAACATCAAGGAAGGTCATCTTGAAGCCCTGAATAGGCCCTGCTGTTTCAGAAACACCAGGTCGAAATCGCAAACCCTTTCGAATAGAGCTGCAGTGTGAGCAAAGAGAAAAGGTCAACAACCGTTTGTCGGATAAAAATGCCAAAATGAAACTGTGGGGGATTGCCTTGGTTTCGTCGATTGAACATGGGACTTAAGGCCCAGGGGCCCCTCCTTCTTCCATGTTGCTCGGTGGGCTGGGATCCTTGTGGAATGAAGTCTCCTTGTAAATGAACCAACAGTTTCCTGCCCAAAGGATCAGATTCAAAAAGCCAAAAATCTGGCAAAAAAGACAAGAGAATAGATGGAAAAATGAACAGCCAGTAGAAATGATCAAAGAATGCAGCTCTGAAACAAAGACGTAGTTTGATGCAAGTGtttgaccactagatggcactctATACAATGCAAAACATGATTCATGTTCCCAAAACCAAACcaaagcaaaccaaaaaaaaaaaaaaaaaccactttcCGACACTTCTTGCTACAAGTGTGGCTTAAGGCAACTCTTCGAGTTTATGTTAGCAGTTCATTGACATGATCTGCATCTTTGAGacaatgatttcttttttgttaaaggccAACTAACCCACTTACCACTGAGGCATTAAGGCGTCCCATGGAGGGGAATTCTCCCGGATGGCAATGTGTGCAATTCTCCACCAAGTGCTCTGGGTTTGTGGCCCATTTCACATCAGTCAGACCTTTGCCCCAGGCCGAAGAGGACACGAGCCACAGAAAGGCGAAGGCAGCCGTCACCACCAGATCCTTGGAGAGAGCAAACACAAGCAGCGTTCGAGgcttccttctctctctctctctctcgctctctcgctctcactcgACGGCGTATCTTTTGAGAAATGTCAGCGCTTGAAATGAAGGGTccaatgttttgaaatgaagGTTCGGGAATGATTTCTATTTCAATCGCCCTTCTGAATACGGAAACGAATGCACTCACTATGAAGGGAGCGCGGGTGGTCTGACGATAGACGTGCTGGTAACCCAAGTAGAGAACCAACGTAGCAGTGCAGTAGAGGAAACCaaacacacccacgcacacaaaGAACTCGGCAGAGGAGGAAAAGTCTCCCTGGAGGAAGGTGCGATTTGCAGGAGCGCCATCGCACGAAGGCACGTCGTAGGGGTATGCTGACAACCTACAGAGACAAAACAACACTTGACTCTCAATTCATCAGAATGCCGTCTGTACTGGTAAAAGAACAAATCCTCACCTGGCTCTCTTGTTGCTCCGAGAGAGCAAGAACAAGGTGTAGAAACAGAACATTCAAATTGATCAGAAGACACAtgtaaaatgatttttaaaagcAAAGACAATTTGCAAGTTGGGCGATAACGTTCGCTTTCACCGGCCTGACCGCCGTGAACCGGCCCCGGGGCCTCCACTCTACCGATTCTAAATTCACCCAAACGATACAAATGCTTGATGTCTTAAGGCCTGAAATGTGCGTGTGTTGCTTGACGCTACCTGAAGGGGTATCCAAAACCAGGTTTGACATTGAAGGCTTCCCCGGATTCAACACATTTGACTGTGAAGTGAGACGTCCCAGAGTAACCTCCGGTTGTGGCAAAGGCAAAAATGGTAAAAACCTGAAAGGGAAACGGGGAAAGAAGACATTGAAATGCAATTGTCAGACAATCAGACAATTGGACTCATCTTGCTAGCCAAAAAAGCGATTGGACAAGATGACACAGGCACCAACGTTTGAAAAATGCAAAGGGGTTTTTAGTGGTGTCGAATAATGGCATCAGATTAGGGCAACAATGACAAAGACATGGATCGTCTTCAGACAGGCGAGACCATGGCTGCCTGCCTGTTTGAATGGCTTTTATGTAacactgtttttcttttccatcgAACAATGCAAGTCAGCAAGCGAGCTCCGGTATGTCTATCTTCAACTCTgctgacagcagcagcagcagcagcagcagcaggacgaAAGGAAAGCGACCCAGTTGATCGTTTGAGTTTCCTGCTTTCATCCCGGCCTTGTTTGACCCACCTTAGCCAGACTAACTGAAGCCCAAATAAAGCTGGTAGCCAGGGCAGGGATTCCCTCAGCGTGTCTGTCGCAcccggcctgcctgcctgcctgcctgcctgcctgcctgcctgcctgcctgcctgcctgccagccagcctgcctgcctgcctgcctgccagcctgccagccagcctgccagccagcctgccagcctgccagcctgccagccagcctgccagcctgccagccggcctgccagcctgccagccagcctgccagcCTCATTGTAAAGTGAGGCCATCCTCTGTAGCCAAAACAATAAATGTCTTGTTATCTTTGGTCTTCTGCCTTTACAAGGAAACAGCCAGCAGGCTATTTATTATTGGCGCATCTCAAACTACAAGTGCTGAGGAGTCAGTCAGGGACAGCCATATGTGCTGCTATAATTGGCTATTTGATGGATGGAGCAAGGGAGGACGCGGCAAAGGAATTGGCTCCACTAAAAGTACACTTCAACTTATGTCGATAACTGACATTTGAAACAAAAGTCAACACACAAGGTAAGACATTTCAAGCAgaaattgacccccccccccccccccccaaaaaaaatcaaacactgTCGGTCCCATGACCATAGCTCAGATTTCTTATCAACTTGTTCCACAGTCCAAACTGTCACCATCATAAAACCTGGTGCTTTTGAGTGACATTTGAACTTTAACAGTCATGGAGGACGTTAACCAGTCtaataaacgttaaaaatgaaacacatTTGATGATGACTGAGGGGTAACGATCTttaagtgtgtttttttttttttatcaataaaACAGCTGAAACTGACAATTTGTAACTTATTTGTGCATATAAAGtgaccaagttaaaaaaaaaaaccacacatatAATGCTAAATCAACTATTTTGAGCTTCAAGCCTTG
This genomic interval from Syngnathus typhle isolate RoL2023-S1 ecotype Sweden linkage group LG11, RoL_Styp_1.0, whole genome shotgun sequence contains the following:
- the LOC133162009 gene encoding synaptophysin-like protein 1, whose protein sequence is MDSIQTTVSGFSLDLGPLKEPLGFLRVLEWVFTIFAFATTGGYSGTSHFTVKCVESGEAFNVKPGFGYPFRLSAYPYDVPSCDGAPANRTFLQGDFSSSAEFFVCVGVFGFLYCTATLVLYLGYQHVYRQTTRAPFIDLVVTAAFAFLWLVSSSAWGKGLTDVKWATNPEHLVENCTHCHPGEFPSMGRLNASVIFGFLNLILWAGNCWFIYKETSFHKDPSPPSNMEEGGAPGP